One region of Edaphobacter bradus genomic DNA includes:
- a CDS encoding acetate/propionate family kinase, with the protein MHILVINSGSSSIKFSVYSAGGAEPQSMFEGEVSGIGSGKASLKFRDAAGRDLTGGSPEVKAENPVEAIGVVERALNSGAMPQIDAVGYRVVHPGPKLKRHVRLSDEVMRDLKEAAEFAPLHDPVAIEMIEDAMQRIPRAAHYACFDTVFHETMPEAASTYALPEKYREQGVRRYGFHGLSCESVVRQLRTAGIRLPQRMVIAHLGSGCSVTALLAGRSIDTTMGLTPTGGVVMGTRPGDLDPGLVLYLLRKMNGDAELERMLNRDAGMVGLTGLPNDMKMVREGAAKGDSRAQLAIEVFTRSVRKAIGGFSWLMGGLDAVVFAGGIGEHDARSRAEILEGLEEMGIRVDPVLNDAEIHDPADMLRAIHASESRSRVFVVPSREDLMIAVHVARMRREATA; encoded by the coding sequence GTGCATATTCTTGTAATCAATAGCGGTTCGTCCTCGATTAAGTTTTCGGTGTACTCGGCGGGTGGCGCGGAGCCGCAGTCGATGTTCGAAGGCGAAGTGAGCGGGATAGGCTCAGGGAAGGCGAGCCTGAAGTTCCGCGATGCTGCGGGACGCGACCTGACGGGCGGCAGTCCGGAGGTGAAGGCTGAGAACCCCGTTGAGGCGATCGGCGTCGTTGAAAGGGCGCTGAATTCTGGCGCGATGCCGCAGATCGACGCGGTGGGCTATCGGGTGGTGCATCCGGGACCGAAGTTGAAACGCCATGTGCGGCTCAGCGATGAGGTGATGCGCGACCTGAAGGAGGCCGCAGAGTTCGCTCCGCTGCACGATCCGGTGGCGATCGAAATGATCGAAGATGCGATGCAGCGTATTCCGCGGGCGGCGCACTACGCGTGCTTCGATACGGTGTTTCACGAGACGATGCCGGAGGCGGCCTCGACGTATGCGCTGCCGGAGAAGTATCGGGAGCAGGGCGTACGGCGGTATGGGTTTCATGGGCTGAGCTGCGAGTCGGTAGTGCGGCAGTTGAGGACGGCAGGGATTCGCCTGCCGCAGCGGATGGTGATTGCTCATCTGGGAAGCGGATGCAGCGTAACGGCACTGCTGGCGGGGCGCTCGATCGACACGACGATGGGGCTGACTCCGACGGGCGGCGTGGTGATGGGGACGCGGCCGGGCGACCTTGATCCGGGACTGGTGCTGTATCTGCTGCGGAAGATGAACGGAGATGCCGAACTGGAACGGATGCTGAACCGTGATGCGGGGATGGTGGGGCTGACGGGTCTTCCGAATGATATGAAGATGGTCCGCGAAGGGGCGGCGAAGGGAGATTCGCGGGCGCAACTCGCGATTGAGGTGTTTACGCGCAGCGTGCGGAAAGCGATCGGCGGCTTCAGCTGGCTGATGGGGGGATTGGACGCGGTGGTGTTTGCCGGAGGGATCGGCGAGCATGATGCGCGGTCGCGTGCGGAGATCCTGGAGGGGCTGGAAGAGATGGGGATCCGGGTGGACCCTGTGTTAAACGACGCAGAAATACATGACCCGGCAGATATGCTTCGGGCAATTCATGCATCTGAATCAAGATCGAGAGTGTTTGTTGTGCCGAGCAGGGAAGACCTGATGATCGCGGTGCATGTGGCGCGGATGAGACGGGAGGCAACTGCTTAG
- a CDS encoding mechanosensitive ion channel domain-containing protein, translating to MRDLRRLFVVVPVAVLVACVVGIILTQGSMAHLSFLKGKHTAGELVDQRPWQTAQAMAAMAVSAEEQEYARQALRLADHEVDQAFAQAMRQATVDTRTLTGDALAQQQKVARLESLVKEDQAKVDQLTAAAKGAPAGTENDDLDLAKAQAQLDSDELTDAKGDLAKASGDKSAQIKEELSAREAEMKKYDAQMGDTTQTAVVSAKRYGTLMGRIGAWLAQRTRMEALRQAKAQADADAAALTLQHSEIDKKLNAPGSADAAQTSAKSRVACLKQMREMVTIQGILDDRIQAHQQLSQVYGQWLNQVKLQHTIVVHMILVSLAWIASLVLLGAIAGMIANKLLDRLRVDRRSQNTLRNVVGLGVHVVTLVLVLLVIFGTPSQMPTILGLATAGLTVVFQDFILAFFGWFVLMGKSGIRVEDWVEINGVRGEVVEVGLFRTTLLETGNWTAQGHPTGRRVTFMNSFAVRGQYFNFSTSGQWMWDEIKVNIPRGAETYKLIESIHGAVAKETEENAKQAEREWQRATKQGGLSQFSAEPSVELQPASSGVDMVVRYVTRAGERFDVRNRLYQRVIDLMGEAEDAGVQSVVGNKA from the coding sequence ATGAGAGATTTGCGGCGGCTCTTTGTTGTGGTTCCGGTGGCAGTGCTGGTGGCTTGTGTTGTGGGGATCATTCTGACGCAGGGCTCGATGGCTCACCTGTCGTTTTTGAAGGGGAAGCACACGGCGGGAGAGTTGGTGGACCAGAGGCCGTGGCAGACGGCGCAGGCAATGGCTGCGATGGCGGTGTCAGCCGAGGAGCAGGAGTATGCCAGGCAGGCGCTGCGGCTGGCGGACCATGAGGTCGACCAGGCGTTTGCGCAGGCGATGCGGCAGGCGACGGTGGATACACGGACGCTGACGGGAGATGCGCTGGCGCAGCAGCAGAAGGTGGCCAGGCTCGAGTCTCTGGTGAAGGAGGACCAGGCCAAGGTCGATCAGTTGACGGCAGCGGCGAAGGGCGCTCCGGCTGGGACGGAGAACGACGATCTGGACCTGGCGAAGGCGCAGGCTCAGTTGGACAGCGATGAGCTGACAGATGCGAAGGGTGACCTGGCAAAGGCGAGCGGAGATAAGAGCGCGCAGATCAAGGAGGAACTGTCGGCCCGCGAAGCCGAGATGAAGAAGTATGACGCCCAGATGGGCGACACGACGCAGACGGCGGTGGTTTCGGCGAAGCGGTATGGGACTCTCATGGGAAGGATTGGGGCGTGGCTGGCCCAGCGGACCAGGATGGAGGCGCTGCGGCAGGCAAAGGCACAGGCCGATGCGGATGCAGCCGCACTGACGTTGCAGCACAGTGAGATTGATAAGAAGCTGAATGCGCCAGGCAGCGCTGACGCGGCCCAGACCAGCGCGAAGAGCAGAGTGGCGTGTCTGAAGCAGATGCGTGAGATGGTGACGATTCAGGGGATTCTGGATGACCGGATTCAGGCGCATCAGCAGCTCTCGCAGGTGTACGGGCAATGGCTGAACCAGGTGAAGTTGCAGCATACGATTGTGGTCCACATGATCCTGGTGTCCCTGGCGTGGATTGCGTCTCTTGTGCTGTTGGGCGCGATCGCAGGGATGATTGCGAACAAGCTGCTAGACCGGTTGAGGGTGGACAGACGCAGTCAGAACACGCTGCGGAACGTGGTGGGGCTGGGAGTTCACGTTGTGACGCTGGTGCTGGTGCTGCTGGTGATCTTCGGGACGCCGAGCCAGATGCCGACGATCCTTGGGTTGGCGACGGCGGGGTTGACGGTCGTGTTTCAGGACTTCATTCTGGCGTTCTTCGGCTGGTTCGTGCTGATGGGGAAGAGCGGAATTCGAGTGGAGGACTGGGTGGAGATCAATGGAGTGAGGGGAGAGGTGGTTGAGGTGGGGCTCTTCCGGACGACGTTGCTGGAGACGGGCAACTGGACCGCCCAGGGGCATCCGACGGGACGGCGGGTAACCTTCATGAATAGTTTTGCGGTCAGGGGGCAGTACTTTAATTTCTCGACGTCGGGACAGTGGATGTGGGACGAGATCAAGGTAAATATCCCGCGGGGAGCTGAGACCTATAAGCTGATTGAGTCGATCCATGGTGCGGTGGCAAAGGAGACAGAGGAGAACGCCAAGCAGGCCGAGCGGGAGTGGCAACGAGCGACAAAGCAGGGCGGGTTGAGCCAGTTCAGCGCAGAGCCGTCGGTGGAGTTGCAGCCGGCGTCTTCGGGAGTGGATATGGTGGTGCGGTATGTGACACGCGCGGGTGAGCGGTTCGATGTGAGGAACAGACTTTACCAGAGGGTGATCGATCTGATGGGCGAGGCGGAAGACGCGGGAGTCCAGTCTGTAGTGGGAAACAAGGCGTAG
- a CDS encoding beta strand repeat-containing protein, with protein MKTRLVRSVSAALLVSALFALCLNGCSSGSSGSSSTPTPATVTSVSPTSVTVGAAATTITVTGSNFISTSVVQIAGVSEPTTFVSATQLQASVPSSLFASAALLPVAVLNGSTTSATGQAVNLEIDNPSPTISSFSPANFIAGVTNTPLVIAGSGFVSTSSAQVNGSARPTTYISPTQLNVAFTASDLAAAGTLSVKIANPSPGGGTSAAASVPVNNPIPTGLVLTPSTVTVGAPAATITVTGSGFLSNSVVNVNGSARSTTLVDATHLTFTLAATDQATQATLAVTVTNPAPGGGTSLPTILAVDLPALTPTIASLSPTQFIVGSPDSTLLVNGTNFTNKSVVQWNGSPLATPFHSGSTRLFATVPAALLASVGTASVTVTTPTATPGTSNTASIAITTPPAPAITSINPNSAPIGTATRITVYGTNFTASSTVSFNGTVLTTTYGSSTSLTAQIPSNLDALPGNGSITVTTPAPGGGTSSSLAFTSYIPIVNNSMVYNPANGLLYVSVPSSAGAPYGDSVVSVDPATGALGNPILVGSEPNKLAISSDGTTLWVGLDGAAAVRQVNLTSNTAGLQFGLGGNSGIYANPLTALALAALPGSPNSVVVSLSNSIAIFDNGVRRGPAPTNNYLYNSGYALQVDGTKSEIYVAANSDYYVYTYNSTGITLKTTATTGTYAAAYGIDDLQATGGRIYADSGHAYDVESGALLGTFYASGTTPASGPIVADTALGKAFVLDYSSLGYGYNQIQTFNSSDYTSASSSVIPVNGVSSIYTGTGGNPSHLTRWGTNGLAFRASNGVFSLRSNLVKDLSSTSADLGVAIAASGSNTTGSNTTYTVTVSNAGPSDSTNVVLTALVPSSGVLVSATPSQGTCAPGSTIQCNLGGITNGSSTTITIVVQQTTAGQSTLTAQVTGSEADNSLANNQATSTVTVTGNGYNVAPTLSSISPAAILAGSTDTTVTVNGTGFTSATTVLLNGSPISTSVSSNTQLTALVPSSSLTTLGWAAISVSTPTPGGGVSTVLPLSIYKVITVGVNHILYDPFTRKLYASVGSGSATVTGNSIAAITPETGSIGTPIPIGSQPTALALSDDGQILYTILTGSSSIARFNMLTQKADFSYTPASNTYSASTNGFRDIAVLSGSENTIALDLGYTSGLGLYDFDPTNKTASLRGAVTGLYSGTSLHFLNPNTLLVFNSDTWQTLDSYPITSAGLQYYNNTQRTSSTLLHFGSFKLSGGLAFANNGGAADPSTTPATQLGYYAPLNQNSYANQVVAPDTSLSRVFFLGSTSTSTSYTSNVDGIIAYDQKTFLPTAAVSLNMAATEGTNTSYNGVDLIRWGQDGLAALTSGGHIYILRGPVVVPQLLNQNAAATLTAATPGSITNGAGNTLITVTGSGFLQGAAVTWNGSYRTTTWVDSSHLTVAIPASDLAAAGSATLIVTNPGASASSSITFTIN; from the coding sequence ATGAAAACCAGACTCGTTCGTTCTGTCTCCGCCGCCCTCCTTGTGTCTGCCCTCTTCGCTCTCTGCCTCAACGGTTGCTCTTCAGGCTCCAGTGGTTCATCCTCAACCCCCACTCCCGCGACAGTGACGTCGGTCTCACCCACATCAGTCACCGTCGGCGCAGCTGCTACTACCATCACGGTTACCGGAAGCAACTTCATCTCGACATCAGTTGTTCAGATCGCGGGCGTCAGTGAACCGACCACGTTTGTCAGCGCGACGCAACTTCAGGCCTCGGTCCCGTCAAGCCTCTTCGCAAGCGCCGCCCTCTTGCCCGTCGCAGTCCTTAACGGCTCCACCACCAGCGCGACCGGCCAGGCCGTTAATCTTGAAATCGACAACCCCTCACCAACGATCAGCAGCTTCAGCCCAGCGAACTTCATCGCCGGCGTTACGAACACTCCCCTGGTCATCGCGGGCTCGGGCTTCGTCTCCACAAGCAGCGCTCAGGTCAACGGCAGCGCACGCCCAACCACATATATCAGTCCCACGCAGCTCAATGTAGCGTTCACCGCCAGCGATCTCGCCGCTGCAGGAACCCTCTCGGTCAAAATCGCCAACCCGTCGCCCGGTGGAGGCACCTCTGCCGCCGCATCCGTACCTGTCAACAATCCGATCCCCACAGGGCTCGTTCTCACCCCGTCAACAGTTACGGTAGGAGCACCTGCAGCGACCATCACGGTCACAGGCTCCGGATTCCTCTCGAACTCCGTCGTCAACGTCAACGGCTCAGCCCGCTCAACTACTTTGGTCGACGCTACCCACCTTACATTCACGCTCGCGGCAACCGATCAGGCCACACAAGCCACACTCGCCGTCACCGTGACCAACCCGGCTCCCGGTGGCGGGACCTCCCTGCCAACCATCCTCGCCGTTGACCTTCCGGCCTTGACTCCCACCATCGCTTCCCTCTCTCCGACGCAATTTATCGTCGGCTCTCCAGACAGCACTCTCCTCGTCAACGGCACCAACTTCACGAACAAGTCAGTCGTGCAGTGGAACGGCTCGCCTTTGGCAACTCCTTTTCACTCGGGCTCTACAAGACTCTTCGCCACTGTGCCCGCAGCCCTTCTGGCTTCAGTCGGCACTGCAAGTGTCACGGTCACGACTCCAACCGCAACACCCGGCACCTCGAACACGGCCTCCATCGCGATCACCACACCACCTGCTCCCGCCATAACCTCGATCAACCCCAACTCTGCGCCCATTGGGACCGCGACCAGGATCACAGTCTACGGAACCAACTTCACTGCCTCCTCCACGGTCTCCTTCAATGGAACTGTACTGACGACAACATACGGCAGCTCGACGAGTCTGACGGCACAGATTCCTTCTAACCTGGATGCGCTTCCGGGCAACGGTTCCATCACGGTTACGACGCCAGCCCCGGGAGGCGGCACCAGCTCCTCGCTTGCATTTACCTCTTACATTCCCATCGTCAACAACAGCATGGTCTACAACCCTGCCAACGGACTGCTCTATGTCTCGGTCCCCAGTTCGGCGGGCGCTCCCTACGGAGATTCTGTCGTCTCGGTAGACCCCGCGACGGGCGCTCTCGGAAACCCCATCCTCGTCGGCAGCGAACCCAACAAGCTGGCTATCTCCTCTGATGGCACCACCCTCTGGGTAGGCCTCGATGGTGCTGCTGCGGTCAGACAGGTCAATCTCACCAGCAATACCGCAGGCCTTCAGTTCGGCCTCGGCGGCAACTCCGGCATCTACGCCAATCCGCTCACAGCGCTCGCGCTTGCCGCTCTCCCAGGCTCTCCGAACTCTGTCGTCGTCTCCCTCAGCAACAGTATCGCCATCTTCGATAACGGAGTCAGGCGCGGTCCGGCTCCCACCAATAATTACCTCTACAACAGCGGCTACGCCTTACAGGTCGACGGCACCAAGAGCGAAATTTACGTCGCCGCCAATAGTGACTACTACGTCTACACCTACAACTCCACCGGCATCACATTGAAAACGACCGCAACAACTGGAACATATGCGGCGGCCTATGGAATTGATGACCTCCAGGCCACCGGAGGCCGCATCTATGCCGACTCGGGCCACGCCTACGATGTCGAATCCGGCGCGCTCCTCGGAACTTTCTACGCATCCGGAACCACGCCCGCCAGTGGTCCTATCGTCGCCGACACCGCCCTCGGAAAAGCCTTCGTCCTCGACTACTCCAGCCTCGGCTACGGCTACAATCAGATCCAGACATTCAACAGCTCCGACTACACTTCGGCCTCCTCCTCTGTCATCCCCGTCAACGGTGTAAGCTCCATCTACACAGGCACCGGCGGCAATCCATCGCATCTTACACGCTGGGGCACAAATGGCCTCGCCTTCCGGGCATCCAACGGTGTCTTCAGCCTCCGCTCCAACCTGGTCAAGGATCTCTCCTCAACCTCCGCCGACCTTGGCGTAGCGATTGCCGCCTCCGGTTCAAACACAACCGGATCCAACACCACCTATACAGTTACAGTGAGCAATGCAGGGCCTTCGGATTCCACCAACGTTGTGCTCACAGCACTCGTTCCTTCCTCCGGAGTCCTCGTCTCCGCGACACCGTCGCAGGGCACATGCGCCCCTGGTTCAACAATTCAGTGCAACCTCGGCGGCATCACCAACGGCTCGTCCACAACAATCACCATCGTCGTCCAGCAGACCACCGCAGGCCAGTCCACTCTTACGGCCCAGGTCACCGGTTCCGAAGCGGACAACTCCCTCGCTAACAATCAGGCGACCTCCACCGTCACCGTCACGGGCAACGGCTACAACGTCGCGCCAACCCTCTCTTCCATCTCACCCGCTGCCATCCTGGCTGGCTCGACCGACACAACCGTCACGGTCAACGGAACTGGATTCACCAGCGCCACGACCGTGCTGCTCAACGGTTCGCCGATCTCCACCTCCGTCTCCAGCAACACGCAGCTCACCGCGCTTGTCCCTTCCTCCAGCCTCACTACTCTCGGTTGGGCGGCCATCAGTGTCTCCACCCCAACACCCGGAGGCGGAGTATCGACCGTCCTCCCGCTCTCGATCTACAAGGTCATCACCGTTGGCGTAAACCACATCCTCTACGATCCCTTCACCCGCAAACTCTACGCCAGCGTAGGCTCGGGTTCGGCGACGGTTACCGGAAACTCCATCGCAGCGATCACACCTGAAACCGGCTCCATCGGAACCCCAATCCCCATCGGCAGCCAGCCCACCGCATTGGCGCTCTCTGACGATGGCCAGATCCTCTATACCATCCTCACCGGCAGCAGCAGCATCGCCCGGTTCAACATGCTCACTCAAAAGGCCGACTTCTCCTACACGCCTGCCTCAAACACATACTCCGCAAGCACGAACGGATTCCGGGACATCGCCGTCCTCTCGGGTAGTGAGAACACCATAGCCTTGGATCTTGGTTATACGAGCGGTCTCGGCCTCTATGACTTCGATCCGACGAACAAAACTGCCTCTCTTCGAGGTGCAGTCACTGGTCTGTATAGCGGTACGAGCCTGCATTTCCTCAATCCCAACACGCTGCTCGTCTTCAACAGTGATACCTGGCAGACCCTCGACAGCTATCCCATCACTTCGGCCGGTCTGCAGTACTACAACAATACCCAGAGAACCTCCTCCACCCTTTTGCACTTTGGCTCGTTCAAACTGAGCGGTGGCCTGGCCTTCGCCAACAACGGCGGAGCCGCTGACCCCAGCACAACCCCAGCTACCCAACTCGGCTACTACGCCCCCTTGAACCAAAACAGCTATGCCAACCAGGTCGTAGCTCCTGACACTTCACTGAGCCGCGTCTTCTTCCTCGGCAGCACCTCCACATCAACCTCTTACACATCGAACGTCGACGGCATCATCGCCTACGACCAGAAGACCTTCCTTCCCACCGCGGCCGTCTCTCTCAACATGGCCGCCACCGAAGGAACCAATACCTCGTACAACGGAGTCGACCTCATCCGCTGGGGCCAGGACGGCCTCGCCGCCCTCACCAGTGGAGGCCACATCTACATCCTCCGCGGACCCGTCGTCGTCCCGCAGCTCCTCAACCAGAACGCCGCCGCCACCCTCACCGCCGCGACACCCGGCAGCATCACCAACGGCGCCGGAAACACTCTCATCACCGTCACTGGCAGCGGCTTCCTTCAGGGAGCCGCCGTCACCTGGAACGGCTCTTACCGCACCACCACCTGGGTCGACTCCTCGCACCTCACCGTAGCCATACCCGCCAGCGACCTCGCCGCCGCCGGATCGGCCACCCTGATCGTCACCAACCCCGGAGCCTCGGCCTCAAGCTCCATCACCTTCACCATCAACTAA